From the genome of Gymnogyps californianus isolate 813 chromosome 4, ASM1813914v2, whole genome shotgun sequence:
AAGACTGAAAACTTCATAtgttaaaagcatttctttcagaagtgtttATTCCATCAGTTCAGTTATACTGAGCATTAAGTGCCACTGTATAACTATATGCAGGCTACTTTGTTAAATATATGTCTCAGTATTGTCAACACAGGATAatagaactgaaataaaactggtgTGGCAGTCTAATCTGTCAGGACTGCATGAATGTTCGGGTAAACCAAAGAGCCTGTCAGAAAATATGCTATAAGGTAACATTTCATGTTACTCAAGTAGTGCAGTAATAAGTACATAGGTGCATTATTTGCTTTACCATAACTCAATTCTAATTATGTTAGACTTCCTTAAATAATTAGCCTTTCCAGTCCTCTCACTGCTGCTTAGTTGATCCTTTCTGTAACTGAAGCACTGTTTCTATTGTATAATAGAGCACTGcctttccatttcaaattgGTATTCTCTAGCTGATTACCTAGCTTCATATGGCTCTAAAGCAGATTATTCATCTGTTTATTACTTTTCTCACAGACAACATAATAAATGGTCAGGGAATTACCAATATCTAATCAAGATTTTTAATCCCACTAAGAAGTCAGAAGTATGAAGCATGTGTACAAGAATTGCACAATCTTTCTAAAATAGactcttttcttttacaggtGTTTGAAATGCTCATTAATCCTGGGGACAACATCCTTTTGGATGCACCTACATACTCTGGGACACTAGCAGCTGTAAGTACTCTTTACCTACAAAAGATTGTGAATGTTACATTTGAAGTAAACAGCAATTTAGTACCTGATCTGCAAGCTTATACATCTAAAGAATCAAGTTTTTAGTGTTAGTCCAGTTAAGTTCATGAATATTAATTCATAGAAGCTTTTCTGCTAAAAGTTCTATAAAAGCTATTCCCAGGACAGAAGTTCCTCTTCCAAATCCTAGTTCATTTAAGGGCTAATGTCATATTTGGGATTGGAAATAAAGCCATGACAACCTAGTCAGGTTGAAGCAAATTTATAACAAGTGGGTATTTTAACATGTCAGCACATTCACCTGAAGTATTTCATGGTCTGATTATATCATAGCTATACATAGTATAAAGTTGGAATAGGCCTGAAACATCCATATATGAGTATGAAGATGTGAATTAGTAAGAACTGtacaaaaataacaaagtttacttttgaaaaataacttaatcAGTAATGTCAGCTCAAAATGCATAAGAACTGTAAGAAGGGTTAGAATAGATAATACACCACGATTTCAGTCTAGTCTCTCCTTGCATCAAAAGGaattttgttattgtttgcTGTGCTAAGTTTGAATATATCTTCTCTAATCAAATATACTTTGTtagtaatatattttgaaaaattacttaaaaatgcaGAGCGCTACATGGTACAAATTGAAATTCCACAGAGAGGAGACAGCATGCTTTTTTGTTGGTATTTTACCTATATTTTTTCATACTGCTGTCAACATGTCAGTGCAGTAGCATCATTTCATTCTCCTTTGTATTGCTGAATACATCTATTAAGAACAGATTCTTTGCCCTCTGTCAGTGAGGAGTAGCTTATAGTTCTGGCACTTCCACTGAAGTAGAGTGTAAATTGTCAGTAGGAAATGAAGGTGCTATGAACTTACTATCTGTGGTGAGAGCATGAGGAGTCCTGAGAGAACACAGTTCAAATTCACAAAATCCCTTTCTGCTTGCAAAACCACGTGTGATTTCCCAGAGAAGAGCAGCAATTGGACATAGGAGCTACCTATTTCTTCTCAGTTGGCTTAACAGGGCAAATAAAGAGTAATGTGGCAAGTTTGTCAAGCTTCACAGCAAATTCAGGCAAACTTTCATTTGAATCATGAGCAAATGGAGTTTGAGATAGCTATCAAGTCAGCAAAACTTTGTGTCAATGAAGTTTTACAATGCCAATGACAAAAGGAAGACCTTTGAATTATGGGATTGTGACAGTTTTGTTCCTCCTATCAACAGCTGAGACCTTTGGGTTGTAACATAATTAATGTTCCTAGTGACCAACATGGCATTATTCCAAAAGCTCTAAAAGAAATTCTATCTACTTGGAGCTCAGAAGATGTAAAAAATCGTAGCCGCCACCTCCCCAAATTTCTGTACACTATTCCGAATGGCTGCAACCCAACTGGAAACTCTCTCACCACAGAGCGCAAGAAGGAGATTTACCAGGTATGTAGCTGGGGCCTTGTGAACCTTGTAGGTGGAAATGGATAAATACCCGTCTCATTTCAGTTGAGGATACCCCATGTGTGGTATTTGGGCCCATTATTGGTCCAGTAGACATTCCTCCTAGAACTTGTTTCTAGCAGAACCTCTTTCATGACAACTCTTCAGAGGTGAACTATGCCTTAGATAAATTGTTTTTGCAATAGTAGCCCATTGCTGGCTGGTATCTTTGCCATGGGCTTCAAACTGGACTTACTGCAAGTTTGCTGCACAGTTTGAACACTACACGGAACAGTTACATACATGTGTCCTTGTACTGCAGGTACCATGTTTACTCTTATAATTGCTTGATGTCTAAATTAGGCATTTGAAAGCTTCTCTTGATAGGGCTTTGTATACAGTGAATGAGCAATCCATAGGATCATAATATGGTCCTGGTAATAGGCCTAGGGTATAGGAAGGACTGAATTTACAGTGTCTTCACATTTGAATTAATCtttactttttattcatttctttagCTTGCAAGAAAATATGATTTCCTCATAATAGAAGATGATCCTTACTACTTTCTTCAGTTTGAAAAGGTAACGTCTTCCATACTCCTTAGTAACGCCTTCTTGTCTGGTCCAGGAGAGAACTAAGGTTTGAGCCATGGATGTTCCTGCATGCTCCTCCTTCATGTCCTACCAAGGTAGTTGTAGGCCTCACAGTCTATGCTACTTTCAGTTGTTGTCCCCTTTGTGGCATTTTATTGCATCAGTCCTGTTAATCAGTGGTTCAAATTCCTCAAGCCTTATACAGGACAGAATTTCCTTCAGTAGtcagaaaatggcaaaaactCTGCCTCCAGAGCAAAACGAGTATGCCACTGAAGCAGCACTTGAAAATAGCAGCCTCTTAATGTTCCTTTCAGCCCAGTCTCTTCTTTCGTTCAGTAGAAGACCACCTACTCCCAATCTACTGTATCCCATTTTTACCCCTTTGCCTTTTGGAGAACCCAAGAGAATTCTCCCAGGTGCCACAGGAAGTAGTACTGGATAGGCAGCTTCCCTCCTTCATGTAAATTTTCAAGTAACAATCAAGTGTTAACCTGTCTTCACACATGGATCTACAGTTGCATAGTGTGCAAAAGTACCTAACTTCAGGAATAAAAGCTGTCCTATAAAGCAGTGAAACATTGGTAGAAATTAAAgttcagtattttctatttgaaatatgtttttatggGAGGAGGCAATAAAACTGCTTCACTTATTAAATAGTATTGCATAGCTTTGTTAGAGAGTGTAAGGGGAGAAGGTGTAAAAGTAGAATTCTTGATAAGGAAAAAGTGTGCTGAACTCAGATCATCAAAATTTGGTCATAtcttctgatttccttttttaagataAAGCTAAAAGGTACAGGGCACCATCTTAGAAATTCCACTATCTGTTTACTccataaaaaaatcttgccagagaaatcattatttctctctcctacTTATGGCATCATACCAAAACTTGAACTGAACACTTGTATGCTGAACAGTGGGCTAagcatcaaaaaataaaaaggctggTTTCTTGATTACTTTCATAGAATATTGTAATCACATCTCAGACAGCTAGCCTAAGCAATCACTTGTCAGCAAGTTACTgcgttttttttccttggaatgcacatctgtaaaatatttactatcaaaatatttctttaagaaattatGTCTTcatagtaaagaaaataattccatcATAATCCTTACTAGCaccttgaattttattttttatttttcttccaagccATGGGCTCCAACTTTCCTCTCAATGGATGTGGATGGCCGAGTAATCAGGACTGACTCTTTCTCTAAAATTCTCTCATCTGGGTAAGGCCAGCTTCAGACTGCTCAGCATTGCCTGTTCAGTTAAGGCACAAGACTAACACTTCATACAAACTGATCAGACATGTCAGTGTTTTTTCATCTAATACCTATCCATTTCTGGGATGTACTTTTAGATCCACAGCTTTTCTCAGTCCGCTCACTTTTCATGTCATCTCTTGGCAGTCATTTAACTCcagattctgtttctttttctgatactGATAGTTAAGCCACTCTCCCCAGGCAGCCCATTCTTGCAGACACCATCTAGGCAGAAAGACAGATGCTGGAGTCCAGCTCTGTTCCTGGAACTCCTAggagcttttctctttttccatttctccttctaTGTCTTACCATTCCTGCAGACTCCCTGAACTTGTAATACAGAAGAGGTATGATGACATCATTCTCTACAAACTATTCATAGGGTTATACTGATCTCTCGTCTTCTAGCCTTACAGTTCTTTCAGGTTGTTTCCACCTGCCTGAAAAACTAAGCTGgctgttttccatttcacacAAGTCAACATATTTGATtaacttgcttttgtttattaTCCTAATAGTTATATGAAAGTAATGTGAATTCTGCACTGGCAGCTAGTGGATTATAACCCCATCCCTGAGAAAGTGAGGAGACAGCATGATGCTAAGTGTGATTACACTTTCAGAAGTGACACTGCAAAAAGGCATGATGCAATTTTATCTTTGTCAAAGATGCATATGAGCTTACTGGTTCTATTTTTCTTCGAAGAAAAACTTCAGCCAATCTGTAAAGATGGGTCATAAGAATTGAAGCACGAATAAGAATCTAGTTTATCAGTCTAAATGCCGTTTATTCTGTAGTACTGAAAGGGAGTGAAAGAGTAAAACTGTTTGCCACTTCCCATCTGTTTTTCATAACGCCTGAGCATTCATGATTTTTCATTATGTGAAAATGTATCTTTCCTTCCCTTGGATTCACGTAATCTTTATGGTTGCAGAGGAAGGTTTACAAATGTGGGATATGTCCTGAAGTCTCAGAACTAAGAAGCTACTATAAGCATTAAAAacctttaaacatttttgtttcatgacTTTGATACTCAGCTCATAAGTTGCATAAGCCTGGGGCTTAGGGCAGTATTAAGATATAGATAAACTTAAATGCCTAAAAGATCCTTACAATATCGATGAAATGGTTACACGTTTTCCCAGTTTTAAGTTAAACCATAACTCACACAAAGTATTAGCACACTGCATTTCTGtagtaactttttccttttttttttcctaggttaAGAATAGGTTTTCTGACAGGTCCCAAGCCTCTTATCGACAGAGTTATTCTACACATTCAGGTTTCAACAATGCACACCAGCACTTTCACACAGGCAAGTACCAAACTGCCAACTGAATTGTATGTAGAAAAGATAACGTATTCCAAGTCATAAGAAACCACAAACGAACAGCTTTGCACTTTCACAGGTGCTCTGCacttttgcagttttgtttatAATAAGCACATACATTGTCAATTCTGCCAAAGGAAGAGAGACCACCATAGAAATTACAACCAGAGCTAGAGGGTGTCTCAGTGCATGGAAAGCACAGCTAATATGCCCTTAACCCTCAGATTTCAAGAATcaagatttaaaatactttatatcTCTTGCTAGTAGGTTCACTTGAAAAACCTCAACATGAAGCATACATTGGAAGAAGcacttaggtttttttctggttttcattctgctttgcaATTAGAACAATACTGGCAGCCCACACAGACATTACACAGCAGGCTGCCAGCTACAGCCCCTTTATGGTTACTAATAAGGAAAGGAGACATTGAGCACATCTAAATATGGCTTCCATCTTCCAGCTCCATTAGTTCATCATAGAGGCAGTATTAAAGCAGAGAGGCTGATATGGGCAGGAAGGTAAAGCAATATAGATtgccttcctctttctccctgatTACCATATTTAGCTCTCCATccatttttccctccccccaccccaacttCCAAACACTGCCATGATCCTTGGAGACAGCAGTAACACAGACTACAATGGCCTGTTGCTGTTGCCACCTCTGTTTATAAAGGGCTCCAAGAGACCCCGCATGCAATTTCTTGCCTGTGTGGAATTTTGAATAATGCATCAGGCTATATATCTTTTGATGATTGCAGAACAATcctgtttaaaatacagtattgatgatgtgttttatttccttagaTTATGATATCACAGCTGCTTCAGCAATGGGGAGAAAAGGGTTTCTTGGAGCATATAGACAGGTAGGGTCATGTCATATGCTGAATCCCATCATCTgtcattctgctttttgttaCCTACCTAAAACATTCTTTGCAGTAAACAGGTCAGAGGAAGTGCATCAGTATGAGGCCAAATGGATAAGCCAGGTCACCAAGACTGACAGTATTCACACAAGAGTCCTGAAGGAGCTCTGTGAAGTTGCAGACATGCAGGTCAGGGCATGTAACCTACCACTACAGACCAACAATCTGCCAGTCCACTGGCACAGTCATTATGCAGCTCCCATCTGAAGGGCACCCGAGAGGATTCTGGGAGCTCCGTGTCAGTGAATAAAGTTTTCATCCCTGCTAAAGCAGTAGGGTCTGTAGCAAAGGCTAAGATCACTGAGCCCATAATCTATTGAGAAAGAGTCAGCATAGCTTCTATAAAGGGAGTTCTTGCCTCACTAACTCAGCAGGAATTCACCCTCTAAGATCCTTAATCTAATGATTGTGGATGCTGATGGAAAGACCtacagagagcaatgaggttcACCTACACTCACTAAACATTGCTTTTATCACCATTCTTGGAGACAGAGCGCTGGGCTGAAGTCTAACTCAGCAAGGCATTTCCTACATGCTGACTGAcagacatttgtttttcatttattatgcTGGAGGAGCATAGTTTCTCTTGAGTAtctgtgcttcatttcagaTGCCATACTTGGATGCCATTAGAACCCCAAGCTTCCTACTTCAGTGGGAGCGTGCTACACTCTGCAGAGGCCTGTAACAGGAATGTGAGCAAAGCATGGAAAAAGTTCTTATATCTCACTGTAACAGCCACTTCTGTCCCCTGAGCACCTGCCTGTTGTCCATACTGTGAAcaccagtatttaaaaaaaaacaaagcagacacACCAACCCTAGCTTTGCCTTGTTTTAACAGTTAGGAACATAAAgataggttttgttttgcaggaaaacTTGGTTTGCACTTTAGCTCAACtttcagcagttcagaaaataCATCCTAAACGCATCTCTTCACTTACCACCTTCTTGTAGGCCAAAAGGCATCCTTGCTCAAGTCAGAAAGCTGTTCTTCCTCTTGAGCTAATGAAAATAGTGCTGTAGTAGGGTAACCGCAACCCTTTATAACCTTCTAGACTCAGTTGTCAGGTGACTTATTGATGAGGCCCAACAGCTGACTGCAATCTCTTCCAGGTGATTTCATTTGGACAAGGTTGACTTGTTAGATCATGCTTTGGAGTAGGAGCTAGCCTGTTGTTTGGAGCAGCTACATTTTTGTGGAAGTCTTGTTTTACTAACACTTGTAATTTCATTCcaacatgaaattaaaatgataacagaaaggcaaaatacTTGCAACAGAATTTGTGATGTGGTAAAAACTGTGTAAGTGAGATTTACCATTTCATGCAGAATGTAGCAATTGGTATAGGCTGAGTCCCAAAGCTATATAAGCTTTTGGTGGTGTTGGTGTTTGTCTATCATCAGGTGTAATAAAGTACATCCAGAAATCAAACCTATTGGTTCAGAGAGtataaaaaaaagatctaaatGTAAAATTATGCAAATTACTAAGTATGTTTTCTCTACAGAGATGGGAACACATTTGCATCTGATTTATGAACTCTGTATCAGGCATATCTCTTGTGTCTCCCATTGCACAGCTTCTCATTTTATGTCAACAAAAGCCACTGCACAAGACTTCTCCATGTTGAAACTTGGGTTAGGGTCAGTTTTCCAAGTAAGAGATTGAATTATTTGGAAGTTTTACATAAAGTGTGAAGGAGATGATAGGTTCAAAAGTTTCGAAAAGGGGAAGCTGTCAAATAGTCATGACAGGTTTATCATATGATTTGCTTTTTACCTTGTTAAATAACATTTCCATGTGTACCTATTACACAAATTCAACCCAGATGCACAAATACCGAGTCTGTGCTTTTGCATATGTGTAAGTCCTTAATTGTCTTCAGTATGCCTGTTTTGTGCGGTAAATGTTGCTAACAGGACTTGTATCCACTGATACAACAGACAAAATGGATATAATATATAAAGAGTTTCCATGACATATGTAAAGCTTAAGAAGCAGCCACACAGGCACTTCCTCTGTCTGGTTGATCAGTGCTTTATTGGAGACACATTGAAGCATTCAAGACTTCTCTGATACATATACGAAGTTTTATACACACAGTATACTGTATTGTGCCCATCTAGGATATGCTCATATTTCCATTAAATGTGCACTTAGGTTGTTCAAGtagaaaagctttgtttctaCCTTTGGAAACGAATGGACTCTGAAGCTCTATGAGATCATGACTTTGAATTGATAATTTACTTTCAGAGTGGTGGAGTTCTACAGGACCCAGCGGGATGCAATGCTCATTGCAGCTGACAAGTGGTTAAAAGGTCAGTGAGTGCAACATGGCTAAttacttaaatgtttttctagCTATTTATCATCTTTGTGttcaagaaaaatcactgaagttCATCTCTTGACTGAAGTGACAGATAAGCGCTATAAGCAAATCAATGACCTTAAATATTAAGCGTAGGACAAATTATCTagtgctgctgttttcatgcttttcttgtGGGACAAGGAGATGGTGATGAGAAAAAAGCTCACCACATTACCGTACAAAGCAGTTTTACAAAGAGGATATATTTCACTCCACTATGTTCTTAtactttttatgtttaaaatccCTAAAATCTCTGTCTGAAATAGCCAGATTTAGTAGccttaatttaaaagaagacaTAAACAATCAATATAGCAGTACTGATAAtcatttttttgtcagaaatctATTTCAAATGTCCCCTTTTGTGGTTAATCACAGAGCATAGAAAGAATTTGATCGACAATAATGCAATTACAGTTAGTGACTCACTCCTTTTAGTCAAAGTGGAATCAGCAATAACTGCTTAAGAACTGCCCACCTATCTGAGATGATACTTCTGTGGGACATGGGTACTTGGGCACCATACAATCATTAATGTACTTACTCTTGCTAATTCCACGTTTTTAGATatgaagtatttcttcttttgctacGTGGCTTTAAACAACCATGGGTTGTTGACCTAGGCAGGCGCTCTTTGTCCTAACTCCACAAGTATCAAAACAGTGTAATAGCACTGGGCTACCTTAAAGTGTATTGTAAGAATATATTCATGTAAAAGACTACAGGGTCTTCATGTTTTCTGGTAATAGGAGCTGTAATATTATGGAAGACAGACCTTTATTTTGTAGATATGTAATGGTTAAATACATCAAGGAAGAGCTAGAGAAGATGTCAATTCAAATAAAtagtttcttcaaaaatatgtCCAAAACCAGATAAAGAATTCTAGGTAAACAAAAGGTATACAGTAAATCtgcaaatataatttaagaCATAAATCCTCTCTAAGCCTTCCCATTCTCCTCATAACTCCTAggctctccttttctttggggaaaaaaatacaatcattGTAACTTAAAGGAAAACGGTTTTGCTCTTTGCTACACTTTGAATCATATTGATAGTCAATGTGGTATTAAGAGAAACTgcatcagaaaaattattttagattgtttattttatctgaaagtaATCAACAAATATAGTTTGTTAATGTTTGGGATTTCTGTAATTCAAAGCAATCACTTTCACAAAAAGTATTGAGGATACCAGCACAAGTGCAGTAAGCCCACACAGATTTGATTAGTAGTACTTTAAATTTGGCAAGTGGCATCCTGGCTCTGTAGCCTACATTCCCTTTGAGTTCATTGGAGCAACAAATCTACAACATCACTGAGTCTACGATGTATCAGTTAAAGGTGGAGCAAAAGTTTCTTTCTTgattcccttcttttctctctctctccctccagaCTTGGCGGAATGGtaccctcctgctgctggcatgTTCTTATGGATCAAAATTAAGGGTGTTTCTGATACACAGCAGCTGATAATggaaaaagctttgcagaaagaagTATGACCTATGGTTTAATGCCTTATgatgttaaaatgaaatgagggaaggataaaataaatttacCATATCTATCCGCACATGTGCGCACACATAAAAAAGCAGGGGAACTTGCTGTGCACCATCATTGAGTCTGCAAGTCAGGCATTGTCTCATAGTGACTCattaatagaatattttcaagtCTATATTCAGATGTTGATATTTAATCAGGTTACTTAAATTTAAACCATTATAATATATAGTACAATGTCATGTATAcaacatatatataatattaatatatgTACCTATATGAATGATGGCTGTCAACTATATCTTTTTAATAAGAGAAATTAAGTGTGATTTTGTTGCTACAATTTATAAGAGCCAGCACTGTGTACTAAGTAAACTACATCCCACCTCACTGGTGCTTCTAAACGTTGTGATGATAAGCCAGACCTGGTAACCCACCAGCCTAGGTAACCAAAACTTAAGATCCCTTTGATTTTGTTATGAAAAGTCTGATTCCAAGTTGCATATTTTTGGCTTCTCAttttgaagagaagaaatatattaCACCATGTTCTGATACCAGTGTTTCAGCAGTAAGCCTTCtcaaatttaatttaacatagtgttttaaaactgtagaAGTAGTGATAACTGGGTGGCTAATCAATTTTTCTTAGGTGTTACTGGTTCCTGGAGGAGCATTCAATATCGATAGTTCAGAGCCTAGTTCTTATGTCAgagcctctttctctctgtcttctccagCCCAGATGGATCTGgtaagtgaattttttttttttttaacattcttatCAAGACATTTTCTCACATAATAATGCTCccttatttttacttatttctcCTTATGTGTTTTCTTGAATGTTAGTCTAGGTTTTTTAGTACTTAGGTGATTAAGCAGTACTTTTGAAGCAGTATTATCTGTTTCTTAGGCAAGATACTCATATCCAAACGACCTGAAAGGTATCAAATTTTTAGGACCActtaaaatttttctgtgtatctCATACGTGTAGAGTCTCACACTTAATCCTCCCAGACATTATTCATaaaggctttactgaagtcagAGTAAGTTTTGCTATTTGCTTTAGCATTAGCAGGCATCACGTGTCTTATTTTCCAGACTTCTCATTCCTGAGATTGAattacctgttttcttttgtgtgtgtgtgtgttgtcaATCCTTTATAAGAaagaatattgtttttctttcatacaaTTGACATATATgttgtatttcatttctgaggAACTAATCTTCTATGTATTTTAGGAACATTTTGGATGTTATTTGGCTGTATCTGTAAAGTCAGTGGGAAGAAAGATagacatttatttctgcagatttAATACTCATTTGATTCAGGTGCTTGAAACAGTTCAGTACTTGTATTGTATTTTCATTCAGTTGTGAAGGTTTGTAACACATAAGCGCTTCTATTgcctttctatttcttcttctgtatttcttctacttcttccttcttctctgtaAAAGTAATTCATAACCATACTATTGACAGTCAAATTGTATCTTTTATATGCTTCCCCACTCAactgttcttccctttctttcacctTTGGAGCCTCTAGGCCCTTATATTAAGCTAAAAGAGACGATACTCTTCCAGGGATCACTAGTTGTATTAAAAGTACAACTGTTTAGTTGTATCTGAACTCCAAATAACCTTTGAACATcaatat
Proteins encoded in this window:
- the AADAT gene encoding kynurenine/alpha-aminoadipate aminotransferase, mitochondrial — protein: MNYSRFITTVSAARKASPIRLLTELMQKSPPSLISLAGGAPNPNVFPFKRATVAIGHGTAVEIGEDLMKRALQYSASAGIPELLSWLKDFQRNLHNPPTANYSPEQGQMEVCVTTGSQEGLCKVFEMLINPGDNILLDAPTYSGTLAALRPLGCNIINVPSDQHGIIPKALKEILSTWSSEDVKNRSRHLPKFLYTIPNGCNPTGNSLTTERKKEIYQLARKYDFLIIEDDPYYFLQFEKPWAPTFLSMDVDGRVIRTDSFSKILSSGLRIGFLTGPKPLIDRVILHIQVSTMHTSTFTQIMISQLLQQWGEKGFLEHIDRVVEFYRTQRDAMLIAADKWLKDLAEWYPPAAGMFLWIKIKGVSDTQQLIMEKALQKEVLLVPGGAFNIDSSEPSSYVRASFSLSSPAQMDLAFKRLADLIKEAL